The Diorhabda carinulata isolate Delta chromosome 4, icDioCari1.1, whole genome shotgun sequence genomic interval ACCGGTgagttttgtcaaaaaaaccTCAATCCAAAGTTGTAAATCTTgaatttctttacaaaaatgaCTTCTATTAATTTAGTTACCATTCTTGAGATATCGCGATTCTAATAAGAGTCACTTTATCCATGACATACACACATTTCCACGCCACTTGTAAGGCAGTGTACTGGGTGCGTTTTTTTACCTTGGTTTTCCCTCCACCAACTGTCATGACAATTTTAAGATAATTTAAGGGGACAATAGCCGTCAAGTTCCAGAttttaccttatttttattgattattgtgttaactattgttttgatttctttaaatattttaatcaaattcaaactCATGAAAGTCTACTTCAAGAGTCTTCTtcgatttctttttcttcctcttcctcttgcTGGATCTCCATGAATTGTTCAAATGTGGTCTCTTCATTAAAATCACAGAATCTTCCTCTATTATACTCAACTGGATATTTGACAAGATTGACTTTGGAAATTGCTACACGCTGGACAACACAGCAATTCGACTtgtttagttttagttttatttttaagtttcaaTCGGTTCTAGAGTATTATCTATCAATGTCCTAACCCGGTCTTCTGAGTTCAGTTGACCAGTTGCCCAGCTATGTTTGAACTTGACAGTAATTTCGATTCCAAAGTTGAATAGCAGATGTCGATGTTTAAGGAAGACATGATGGTTGTACTTGTTTCTTGTTATCTTGTTAAGTCTCGGTATTTATcgatacaaataattttttaggagCTCCATAAACAGCGAAAAGAAAGCGAATTCCTTCTGTAATTATTGTTTGAAGTGTAGAATCAATGTCTGTGAATACTTTAACGcagtcttttttttttcgaataatttgaaTACGGACGTTTTGCCCCTTTTGTGCATTGCTGATGAACTGAGACATTTTTGAGCTATAAAATAGCACAAATAACCTAAATGGTAGACGCTTGTAATAAGCTGAACCTTTAACACTTAAAGAACGAGAGATACGGAAAATAGAATAGCcagatatttttcaagtatacGTGGGTAGAGAAAATTCAGTTAGGGACTGACTAtcttttgaataaatgttttcagAATAGTGTAATATATGTACTCAAATAGGTATTCATACTTGTCTGATATGTTTATGCGTATAATGTGACTCTTAGAATTACGATTTCTCAGGAATGGTAACTCttacgaaaaaattattattgaaaccatttttgtagagaattttaagatctacagctttgatacaatttttttttataaaactcacTTACTTAAAACtcaaaaaacctcaaatattgACCTTTGACCCCGAATAAATTTTGTAGCACACATAGGATCGATggggatttttaaaactttatttgtaatggtaAACCCCAGCTCTCCACCAATATTTGGCTTTccgggaatttttgttattttaaatatctcTATTGACCGGACTATATCAAGTAATCGTAATAATTGGTTCAATCCATAATATATCGACGTAATTTGTGACGGATGTAACTCGTAAAAATAGATTCGAGGTTTTTGCTACAAATGTGTTCAATGATTTATGTCTTGTGTGTAATAGAGCGAGTATCATAACATGCAATCCAAACATTATAAGATAGAGTCTCTGCAATGCTCATTCGATAATTGTACTTTTGATGTGAAGGAAATGTAACTTTATTGTATAATGAAGTGTTCTAAAATTAAGTGACATTTGGTTTCCTCTCAACAGAGATAAAATAGAACTTTGTCAGTTATTTATAAcaaactagcttttacccgcggcttcgctcgcatcgaatccattaaataagtatcagaaattattatatatcaatatgataactttattttattgcttCGTTAGTATTATCGATTTTTACAACAtgctttattgaaatacaataacaaatgttaaaatatattttcctgtaAGCTACGGCAACTGCTATTTTCTGGTCTTTTTTGATGGACGTTAGTAATAAGTTaagcaaaaatgtttttacgGTTCCTCCTGGTGCGTCGGTAAAGAAGAGTCCACCATTACCAGAGTCTATTCTACGTAAAACATGATGGAACTCTGGAAGTAATTGAGGAACTAATTCTGTCACTTAATGTTGTAGTCCTATGAAATCATTATCTAACTCTCGagcaatttcattattattgacattttttattcattgaggGAATAACAATTAGAGGATGATTGTGATATTCCATTGTAGGGTCATATTGAAATCCAATATCATTAAATACGGACCACTCCTCACACATGAAATTTCGACGGCGCGTGATATCTATTTCTGCTCGATCAATTCTTCTAGCCTGTGATTGTTCTGGCGTTTCTATCGCTCTTCTAGTTACCCGCTGCTAAGCATGTCTTTCTAAACGACGTTGGGTCTGAAGAGGTGTTTCAGCAGCTCTCAAATCACTTTGTCGCCTTGCTTGCTGTTGTATTCTCAGCTCTCCACGAATCGAAGATTCTTGATTTCGTGtaacttttactttttttagATTTACGCTTCCGACGCATTTTTTAGACATACGCTTCCAGTGACAGTCACCGAAGGTACCATTGTACCTAACCTTGAATTGGACGCATAGATTAAATAGACATTGACTTGACCGTCGGTAATATCGTAAGTCGATAATATAGTATTTAGGGTTTGAAGTTCATTACTGTATGTTAGATGGCGCTGAAGTagcaaaatgttgatatttgttgacaattttttttttatttttgtaaaaaatattttattaataagaaGTATACTAGGTTATTTCTAGTACTTCCCAGAATATGTGTAAaaagtttcatgatgattcGTCAAGTAGTTTTTGCGCGAAAGCGTAACAAACACCCAcgctttcaaatttataatattagtaaggaTAGTAAAGATTATGTCATAAGCTAGTAGCAGTATCGTTTGTtaattatattaacaaataaaaaatatacttgaatCATATTGagataaaacatatataaaaaaatatcaattccaATACTTATATTGAAAAACCGTAATACGCACATTGtgattataaaattagtttgcTATAATAATATTCTGTCATCTTTTCATACGCATTTTTAAGATGTTTTGAATGTCCTCAAAAGTTTTACCTCTAGTTTCTGGAATACGGAAATAAATACTTATAAGTCCAACTATACTAGTACTACTGCAAATCCAAAAGACGCAATACAATCCAAAATGATTTGCTATAAGaggaaaacaaaaagtatttacGCTCGAGAAACAACCGACGCTTATCATTACTAAAGCTACACCTCTTACTCTCAAACGATCTAGGAAAACTTCTCCAGCAAATGCCATTGGTACACTTCCTAAGCCGAATGCATAGACAGTAATATATAAAACTACACATAGAATTGGTGCCCATTGTAAATTTTCAACTATAGGAGATCCTAAATGCTTTAGGTAAAAGTATAAACCAagaaaaaacatagaaattgCACACAAAAACGTGGAAATTAATAGCAAAATTCTTCTTCCCAGTTTATCAGTGAAATAAGTCGCCATGGAAAATGTTAACAGTTTTACCACCCCCACAACGATGCCGACATGATTTCCAGACAGCGCGGATCCAGATTCATTGAATATTGGGGCGACATACATCACGATCACTGAGATACCTGAGAATTGTTCTATTATGAAAAGTTGCATGCTAAGAATGTATGCCAATCTTGCACACGGATCTCTAATTATCTCAAAAAAGCTCGATTTCTCAAATGTATCTATAGACGTTTCTTTTAACTTCTTAAATTCGAAATCCACATCAGTTGAGCTTTCTAGGCGTCTTAATTTGCGTAAGGCCTTAGAAGCCTCAGATAatctattttttgatattaaaaaaactggagattcGGGAATGCACAAAGAGAATGAAAGATGAAGAATTACTGGTATTATACAAATTAAAGTTAAGTTTCTTACGACTGTCATAGAACCAAAAATATACATAAGGAGCATTCCAATAGGTAGATGCGTTGCCATCATACAACTTAATTGTCCCCTGTTATTTTCTTCTGCGATTTCGGTGTTGTAAACCGCAACTGATAATAGTCCTCCACTTAAACTAGCTCCTGTTACTGCCAATgatatgtaatatataaatatatatttagagaGAGCAGTTGTGATTAAACTACATAACAGTAATATAGATATTAATCTCATGGTTTGTTTCCTGCCAATTTTGTCTATAATTTTTGCCCAGAATGAGAAGGCAATTGTGGCGCTCAACCCTGGAATTGTCACTATTAAGGAGACTTCCAATGTACTTATCGATGATCCCAGAGGATTAATATCTGTATTATTAGACTGTAATTGAGGTAAGACAGGGGACGACCACGCCATCACCATTCCGTTGGAAATAATCAACAGATCAGctaaaaaatatggaagaaattattgaaaGGCAACTACtttcgtattaaaaataatttgaccTCAGCTCACTTGACGGTGAgtttgatttattgaaaattattaatagagaATAATCATTTTTGGTAATTACTTCTTTTTACTTGGTACAagagaatatgaaaaattgaaatttattacttttagcAGTTGTAGACAagcaaaaacatataaaataaaaattataaaatcatatacTTCGAAACATcttcctttcatttttattagtCTATGATCCAAACTAAGATTGTTCTTTTGAACTACTTAGAATTGCGAAGAAAGCAAACGGATGTTTAAAGCACAATTGGTGTGCTGAAAGTCTTAGTTGCTTGGCGTAAGtcctttttttttggaaaatatatcaCATTTATCGGTATTGAGGTTACATTATTGATAATTACAGATATATATGATTAACttcaaaaattacttataaataCGATTATTAAGAATTTTCAACACTTCACACTTACCGTAGCAAATACAGAAAAAGTTAATCATTTGTtggaacaaaatgaaaataaaatttttgtattaatcatGATTTGCAGTTTACATATGGTTGTAATTATCTCATTATTAGAATAtctttaagaaaaaaaacaaagaaaacatagaaaaaaatgacTGAGTTTGAAATGTCACTGTTCTAAAAGCGTAAAGTGcactttatcaatatttaaaaattctcattaGTTTTATTCCAAATCACAGAATTAGTTCGAAAGGATTTTCTACCAAGTATAGTGAATTTTTGGAATAATGGCattagttttcttttcttccatttttcacttttcagttttattaacTACAGAAGTTCtattttcatgttcaatttattttttacttccaTTATGACAATGAAAGAGTATTTTTAACTATTAGTTATTCATGAAATCATATAGGACGAGAATATCAGGATGtttcaagaataattttatctaaTGTTCCATCG includes:
- the LOC130893017 gene encoding facilitated trehalose transporter Tret1-like isoform X1, giving the protein MESKKTDECHVSFNLINNTRKSRFPWYIYFCGWIADLLIISNGMVMAWSSPVLPQLQSNNTDINPLGSSISTLEVSLIVTIPGLSATIAFSFWAKIIDKIGRKQTMRLISILLLCSLITTALSKYIFIYYISLAVTGASLSGGLLSVAVYNTEIAEENNRGQLSCMMATHLPIGMLLMYIFGSMTVVRNLTLICIIPVILHLSFSLCIPESPVFLISKNRLSEASKALRKLRRLESSTDVDFEFKKLKETSIDTFEKSSFFEIIRDPCARLAYILSMQLFIIEQFSGISVIVMYVAPIFNESGSALSGNHVGIVVGVVKLLTFSMATYFTDKLGRRILLLISTFLCAISMFFLGLYFYLKHLGSPIVENLQWAPILCVVLYITVYAFGLGSVPMAFAGEVFLDRLRVRGVALVMISVGCFSSVNTFCFPLIANHFGLYCVFWICSSTSIVGLISIYFRIPETRGKTFEDIQNILKMRMKR
- the LOC130893017 gene encoding facilitated trehalose transporter Tret1-like isoform X2, with the protein product MVMAWSSPVLPQLQSNNTDINPLGSSISTLEVSLIVTIPGLSATIAFSFWAKIIDKIGRKQTMRLISILLLCSLITTALSKYIFIYYISLAVTGASLSGGLLSVAVYNTEIAEENNRGQLSCMMATHLPIGMLLMYIFGSMTVVRNLTLICIIPVILHLSFSLCIPESPVFLISKNRLSEASKALRKLRRLESSTDVDFEFKKLKETSIDTFEKSSFFEIIRDPCARLAYILSMQLFIIEQFSGISVIVMYVAPIFNESGSALSGNHVGIVVGVVKLLTFSMATYFTDKLGRRILLLISTFLCAISMFFLGLYFYLKHLGSPIVENLQWAPILCVVLYITVYAFGLGSVPMAFAGEVFLDRLRVRGVALVMISVGCFSSVNTFCFPLIANHFGLYCVFWICSSTSIVGLISIYFRIPETRGKTFEDIQNILKMRMKR